CATAATATTTGAGAGTGAAAGAGGGAGCTGCGTTTTTACCGGACAACCTTGGATCATCTGCTGTGTTTCCTCCATCAATTTGTCTCTTTCTGAGTTACTCTTTaactgaaaaagaagaaagagtgagtgtcttaaatttaaaacaaaaagaggcaCAGTCTTTGTCTCTGGGTAATAGCAGTTGAGTGCACTTCTCCGCTCCAATTTAGTTTAAGTATTAGTTTGCACAACTGTAACAAAGATACTTAAAAGACTGGAAAAACAGAGCTAGTGGAACAACTGAGAGGCGGCTGGAAAAATAATTATCTCAATCATGTTGTTACAGTAAATAATATGACATAATGATACACGCTgcatttttaaatcataaagtCATACCTTGTGTATAAATCCTCTGCATCGTTGCAGTGTGTTGAGGGCGgaggagaggtgtgtgtggtcgGGGTGAGcggggtgtgtgtgtaatgtcagAGCTTGTAGCAGAGTCACATACTCTTGTATTCTCCAGACTggacacagcagcagctcctgtaggcttcacaaacacacacatatacacacatgtcaTGATTCAGTCTAATATGGTTATGAAAGGTGTGAGCATGAGTGCTTATCTGGATGTTACCTCAGCATGTGTGTTGCAAGAGTTCTGTCTGCGGTCTTCAGGAAAGCTCGAAAGGCAGGTTTCTTCTCTCTgcactgacatacacacattctTTACTAACACAGGATACACCAAAGTCTATGTTACACCATCATTATCAGTTAAAACAGACTAAATgcgggttgagcatagctcagggagtagagcacccgccccatgtgttgaggctacagtcctcactgcaggcgaccccggttggAATCCCGCActgagcggtcttatcctgcatgtcattcccccctctatctgcctcctgtttcctgtctatctctactaacctgaaaagaaaacagactaaatgcatttttaaagagCTGTAAATAAGTAGATCTCCTTCAGCTGGATAGCTTGAGGTGCCTCTAGCGTAAATGATGGACAAAACACGTTGTTTGACTCTACCTTGTCAATGGTGGAGAGAGCAGTGGTGTAGTTGTTAAAATAGTTGGTGTAGACTCTGAGATTTGAGCACAGCTTTACACACACGTCTCCTATACACTGCTCTGCACCCCACTGCTGCAGCCTGGCCTGTAGATCTGCCTGAAACactctgcagcacacacacacacacacatctatcatGTAATGTCAACACAAGCAGATGCAGACACAGCAtcatataaatgtgtgtatatttggtgtttgtgtgtacctGTTGAGCTCCAGTATTTGTGAGACAGGGCTGAGGATGATCTGAATGTCAGCGTAGCTGAGAATGGCTCTGTTGGAATTCAGAGATGCTGTGAGAGGCTCCTGGTACACCTTCAGCACAGAGGAGGGACAGACATCAGtaatatatttatagtttataataCTTACAGTTTGTGTCATCCCTCAGTCATCAACGTGAACCCTTTCTGCACttaaacaccaccaccacaccactTGCTGAGCTGGAAACGCATCAATATTCTTCCAGAATCGGTTTCTGAATAAAGTGGGAACAAGTAATAGACCATGCAGCTGCAGAATCAGCATTTTATATCTAAAACACCTCATTTGAATAGTTATATGATACTCCCTATAGTTTGCTGACTGGACTGAGTTCCTATCTGATCGAGCTGCATCAATGCTCAGTGGATGTTTTCCACACTTTATATTCATTAAGTGAGAGGAAATATTTGGCTTCTCAGCAGCTAAACACATGATGGAGGTATTACAGCTCCCGAGTGAGAAATTTAGTAagttcaaaaacaaaaagcttaCCTTTAGCACAGCGTTCAGCCTGCTTAGATAAAGACACTCGCTGTGGTGCAGCTCTCTGGCTGCTACGCCTCTCCAATCTAACATCATctaaaaggagaaggaaagtaGTTTGGCTGTACAGATGAGAAAGTGTTCTTCGTTATCTTTCTCTGATGGAAAAAATTCAAAGCACACGCACCCGTGGTTGTTCAGGCATCATGCATATCTGTGAGCTATGTGGGGCTGATGAGAAATCATCTACTCCTTCGTTTGTCCACTTTTTCTCTCCActactctctcctccctccttctgctCACTCCATCTTGTCAGGAAGATGGCGAGAAACTCCAATGGTCGGGCCTGAAAAATAGAGACACGCATACATGGATCTACAGGCTAATGATGCAAATTTAGATCATATCAATTATTGTTCTATGGTACTTGTGTATTAGAAAATACACTCTTTACAGTCTTcctcacctcttcctctctggtGAGAGCAGTGAGTCCTTCAGTCAGAGCCACACTTAGGTCTTTTGACAAACACAGGTCCTCAAGACAGACTTTCTCCCACAAAAACTGACCTATGAAAATATCAACTCTTTATAGGAGAAAGGGTATTCACAGATGTATGTGCATCTACATGTGCGTGGGACCCACCAAGAGCTCGGCCCCTGGCCACGAGGCTGACCTGCTGTAGCTGTGGCCCCAGTCGGCCCCTCAGCTCCACCAGAGCCTCCTCCATCCACTGAGCCTGTCTGCACCAGCCCTGCAGtatgctctcacacacatactggtGCGCCGGGACTGCCAGTTGCTGGTTTGAGAGCTCGGCGCACAAACTGCCGTCAGACCACTCGCTCATGACTGTGGGAGGGCAAAGGTTAAAGAGAGTAAGTATGTTTCTTGTGGCGACAATAAGTGCTTTAATAAAATAGATCCCAGAGACTCATCAGGCGCCCTGCTGGCTCACACATTTTTTGGGGGTGTTAGTGGGTTTTGAGGTCACAAAAGAGCATATTCTGAGGCTTGGGTCTCGGAAAAACTTGTCAGTTGAAGTTTCATAGTTGAGTGAAAGCGTTGTGCAAAGGGTGACTCACTATTCTGAAAACTTCCAGTGGCAAGACCCGTTGGCGCCCAAACCTTGAGACCAGtaagagcagagagagtctggATGAGAGCCACTCCTGAGGCTGTGGGAGAGCGAGAGGCAGGGAGGCAATTAGATCCAGAAACACTGATGGAAATATAGATTACCGAGAAGTAGACAACGCGAGTGTCCACCCACCTGATGCTGCCAGCGGTGAGAAGATGTCAACACCTCCTCCTTCCTCGGTTGGTGCCACCCAGCCGCACAGTTTTTCCCAGAATTCTCTGTGGTCAGGGGTCGGCAGAGTGCGCTCAGATAGGCTACAACCTGcagcataaagaaaaaaattagaTTAACAGCCTAAAAattcctaaaataaaaaaactaacttCAGAATTAACCAATAAGGGATCAGAGCATTTTCTCAAATCACAGACAACCATGTGATCCTTTAATTTacttaaaatatgaaatcaaGATATACATTTCACAGATCTGATCTAAGCAATCTATTGTAGCTATTTGACATCTTTACTTGACATACTTGTAAAAACCTCATAGCAGGAGATAAACTTGAAATACAGAATTTTCCAGTAAAATATACTTTCTAATAAGTAAAGAAACACCAAAAATGTTTCTGTGCACGTGTTAAGTTATTGAGTCTATCAGATTGTGATCTTAAAGATtaggaaatgttttaaatttgttacataaacattgtttaaataaaggaaaaatcCGATAAAAACCACAGCTCACTGATCTGAAGTGTAGCGAATTCAAACAATGTAaaattaatgttatattttgatAATTAGTCTAAGGTGAATTTGTAGTCTACAGGGACAAAGGGATAGAAACGGACTATAAAACCCACTATAAGTATTATCACATTACAATAACCCATGAAATGAATTTAACAGATGTGATTCCCTGCACCCTGAGAGATAATCTTCTAGCACTGGAGGCTCCAGTTGGACTGGAACTAACCCTGGCAGTGTTTTCGCACATTAAGATACACAGATGTTAATTCTCACTGTGAAGCAGATGgatttcctctgttcctcccGGAGCTAACAGGCCCAGCCTCTGCGCTCGCTGCCCAAAAACAGCCCTCTCCACCTGGGCTAAGAGAGCTGAGAGAGTCCCTCTGTGGTCATACAGAACTACAATCACTCCTGCCTTGACGCCACTCAGCACCAACTAGATTGAGCGTGAGGGGAGCGAAAGAgaaacagcagacagagagatattatttgtcttttttcttcttcttttatttccataTTCACAGTGTTTTCTTCATCTACTGAATAAATgggctgactgactgatgatACTCACCTCATAGGCAGGAATTCTGTTGGAGACCAGCAATAAAAAGAGAGGATTGCTGCGATGGATGGAAGAGGCGGTGTTTCGGGGTGCAGGTCTGTAGGTGAAGGCGGACAGAGCTCCACTGGCTTTGTTCAGCCTTTCACTGCAAGGAGATATATGGTTCAAATCACTGTGTCAGTACATTAATAGGTCAAATATAGTCTCAAAAAAGCCTTTCATTATATTACACAGgtgttttatatcttttaatTCTAACACAGGTAGCTGATATCATTGAAGGTAAGTGAGTGTGTAGACAATGACCTGCTAGGCTGGGTGGTATGGACTCTCTCCAGGCTCTGGGCTGCAGTTACTGACTGTCCCTGGTCCAGGCTAAGACAGAGACTGGGAGACTCAACAGTCCTCGGAGGCCAGGAAAGGGAGGGCCATGAGCTGAATGTTATCCCAGAAGTGGGCGTCCCTGTCTGGGAACATCTACCTCTGGCTTCTCCAGGCTTTGTGTAGCTGCCCCAGGCTCTCCTGGTTCTCATGGATGTTCCTGCAAATGAGGAAGAGACGTAAACGCCAGTCAGTGAAAGAATTTGAGAATCAGCTGTATTTTAAGCCAGGCTCTCTCAAAACTTTTATCTATTTGATCAcgtcaataaaatgttttacagaaTATTTTTCAAGCACCTTCAGGttcaaatatttctttattttccacTTACTCTTCTCCTCCTGAAGTTTCTCTCTGATCATCTGCCtgatcctcctctccttccttctctcttcctcttcttctgttaTCCCGCTGCTTTGCTGGTTGAGGGTGCCGTACCACTCCGCTGCCTCCCGAGGAGTGAGCCAGTCCAGAGTGGACACGCAGGAGACATAGTGGTTCTTCCACGCTCCCAACTCTCTTTCTCCAGGAGTGTATGGAAGAAACCAGCCTCTTCGGGTACAGCGGCCTGCCCAGAGACAGTCCTGAAGGTCGGGAGGAGAAGTGGGTCAGAAGAGATGAAGGAGTTTATAAAACTCAGTGAAACATAAAAACCTTTCTTTTTATGGGCTTCTCACCTGTTCAGCCAGGACCTTCCAGTGCCAGCTGACttgagcagcagagcagaggtcACGAGGAGACAGGAATGACATCACATACAGAGACAGGAAGCGTGGCAGCACTGCCGTGAAGTCCACTTGAGTCACTGGAAGTGCCTGAATCAGCAAATCCCTGCAGTACCTGTAGTCAGATGGTGAAAGTATTTGAATTTCAATCCTCtcttaaaaaccttttttttcccttttcatgACACGAATCCACATC
The sequence above is drawn from the Scomber japonicus isolate fScoJap1 chromosome 24, fScoJap1.pri, whole genome shotgun sequence genome and encodes:
- the LOC128354018 gene encoding epithelial cell-transforming sequence 2 oncogene-like, coding for METSLKSTPHSVKRWQLSGTDYEARSLQTRFSCWTPLNNKTGNLQLFEERIGLVLHWFDLWTDRQRKHLLHTLLTRCANSQLKYCRDLLIQALPVTQVDFTAVLPRFLSLYVMSFLSPRDLCSAAQVSWHWKVLAEQDCLWAGRCTRRGWFLPYTPGERELGAWKNHYVSCVSTLDWLTPREAAEWYGTLNQQSSGITEEEEERRKERRIRQMIREKLQEEKRTSMRTRRAWGSYTKPGEARGRCSQTGTPTSGITFSSWPSLSWPPRTVESPSLCLSLDQGHERLNKASGALSAFTYRPAPRNTASSIHRSNPLFLLLVSNRIPAYELVLSGVKAGVIVVLYDHRGTLSALLAQVERAVFGQRAQRLGLLAPGGTEEIHLLHSCSLSERTLPTPDHREFWEKLCGWVAPTEEGGGVDIFSPLAASASGVALIQTLSALTGLKVWAPTGLATGSFQNIMSEWSDGSLCAELSNQQLAVPAHQYVCESILQGWCRQAQWMEEALVELRGRLGPQLQQVSLVARGRALGQFLWEKVCLEDLCLSKDLSVALTEGLTALTREEEARPLEFLAIFLTRWSEQKEGGESSGEKKWTNEGVDDFSSAPHSSQICMMPEQPRMMLDWRGVAARELHHSECLYLSRLNAVLKVYQEPLTASLNSNRAILSYADIQIILSPVSQILELNRVFQADLQARLQQWGAEQCIGDVCVKLCSNLRVYTNYFNNYTTALSTIDKCREKKPAFRAFLKTADRTLATHMLSLQELLLCPVWRIQEYVTLLQALTLHTHPAHPDHTHLSSALNTLQRCRGFIHKLKSNSERDKLMEETQQMIQGCPNLSEGNRQLIMTQDAALLRSPDQHIPDSLRTYEHVSDVGMFLFNDALVLTQRRVLHTPFTLAHRSTHTFLASVDLASLTFREITHTRYVCHAFVLEGPCRSWVCATERGEERSHFLSVLSSAIKTALKGHQ